A window from Cryptomeria japonica chromosome 1, Sugi_1.0, whole genome shotgun sequence encodes these proteins:
- the LOC131043625 gene encoding L-type lectin-domain containing receptor kinase IX.2 produces the protein MSQTAWKLVFPSLFLFLIGPKIQGQDAVDNVRGYSCSDGPKRCNTYAFYKAQAPKYLDLVKIGDLFGVQKFEITVPSSLPGNTSSVAEGQGLFVPIKCGCVGNYSQANILHQILAVDTFWKISTQNFEYLTTYQAVEIANPHLVSENLTIGSLITIPIRCQCPSEAQISKGINTQITYVVQREDTLESISEKFLANLEDLMSAKGMPSNLIPNTTLLVPISVRPKLTQSPSSNTNNGSSVPAQPPSPSSSSSTKLFLGVGSGIVACMAGALWVYFYFLRRKRAASISGQKLLADMDLDKLLHHIPRRFKIDDLIVGTNNFSEAQKLGQGGFGGVYKCNLVQTNEIVAVKRISEGSRQGIKEFISEVSIVSRLRHRNLVQLLGWCHEQDQLLLVYEYMSNGSLDRHIFPKIGEEEPRVLQWSIRYKIASEIASALLYLHEEWDECVVHRDVKSGNILLDSNFSAKIGDFGLARMVSHERLAQTTRAAGTLGYLAPECVASGKTSPQSDVYSFGAVALEIASGKQAIDVSLVDFDMRLVAWAWDLYGGGRLLEGADVRLNREFKEEEMERLMVVGLWCSHPDATSRPKMRQVLRLLNFEVAAPLLPPAMPVPSYETNRPSLPVVSHSLPSSLSPR, from the coding sequence ATGTCTCAAACCGCTTGGAAACTGGTATTCCCCTCTTTGTTCCTTTTCTTAATCGGTCCTAAAATCCAAGGACAAGATGCAGTAGACAATGTTAGAGGCTACAGCTGCTCTGATGGCCCAAAACGATGTAATACATATGCTTTTTATAAAGCCCAGGCTCCTAAATACCTTGATCTGGTGAAAATCGGTGATCTATTCGGTGTTCAAAAGTTTGAAATAACAGTACCCAGTAGTTTGCCTGGTAATACCTCTTCTGTAGCTGAAGGGCAGGGTTTGTTTGTTCCGATTAAGTGTGGTTGCGTAGGAAATTATTCTCAGGCCAACATACTCCACCAGATACTGGCGGTAGATACCTTTTGGAAGATTTCAACACAGAACTTTGAGTATTTGACCACATATCAGGCTGTAGAGATTGCAAATCCTCATTTAGTATCAGAAAATCTCACTATTGGTTCTTTAATTACCATTCCGATCAGGTGTCAGTGTCCATCCGAAGCCCAAATTAGTAAAGGGATCAATACGCAGATAACATATGTTGTACAGAGAGAAGATACTCTTGAATCCATCAGTGAAAAATTTCTTGCAAATCTCGAGGATTTGATGTCTGCGAAAGGTATGCCTTCAAATTTAATTCCTAATACTACACTCTTGGTTCCTATCTCTGTAAGACCAAAATTAACTCAATCTCCATCTTCAAATACAAATAATGGTTCTTCCGTTCCTGCACAACCACCGTCACCATCTTCGTCTTCAAGTACAAAACTATTTCTGGGTGTTGGATCTGGCATTGTGGCTTGTATGGCAGGTGCGCTGTGGGTTTACTTCTACTTTCTCAGAAGAAAGAGAGCTGCATCCATCAGTGGCCAAAAGCTTCTAGCAGACATGGATCTTGACAAGCTTCTACACCACATTCCGCGACGATTTAAGATTGATGATCTAATAGTCGGAACTAACAATTTCAGCGAAGCTCAAAAGCTTGGGCAGGGAGGATTCGGCGGAGTGTACAAATGCAATCTTGTTCAAACAAATGAGATTGTGGCTGTAAAGCGCATCTCAGAAGGTTCGAGGCAAGGGATTAAGGAATTCATTTCAGAAGTGAGTATAGTTAGTCGTTTGAGACATCGGAATCTTGTTCAACTCTTGGGATGGTGCCACGAGCAAGACCAGTTGCTTTTGGTCTATGAATATATGTCTAATGGAAGTCTAGACAGACATATTTTTCCCAAAATAGGAGAAGAAGAGCCTAGAGTACTGCAATGGAGTATCAGGTATAAAATAGCCAGTGAAATAGCAAGCGCATTGCTGTATCTTCATGAAGAATGGGATGAATGTGTTGTGCATAGAGATGTAAAATCAGGTAATATTTTGCTGGATAGCAATTTCAGCGCAAAGATTGGGGATTTCGGGTTAGCGCGTATGGTGAGTCATGAGCGTCTAGCTCAAACCACCCGAGCTGCGGGAACATTGGGATATTTGGCCCCTGAATGTGTTGCATCCGGAAAAACTAGTCCTCAATCTGATGTTTACAGCTTTGGAGCCGTGGCTCTAGAAATAGCCTCTGGCAAACAGGCAATAGATGTGAGCTTGGTAGACTTCGACATGCGTCTTGTAGCATGGGCATGGGATCTATATGGTGGAGGTAGACTGTTGGAGGGTGCAGATGTGAGATTAAATAGAGAGTTTAAAGAGGAAGAAATGGAACGATTGATGGTGGTGGGGTTGTGGTGTTCTCATCCTGATGCTACTAGTCGCCCTAAAATGAGGCAAGTGCTTAGGTTACTGAATTTTGAAGTTGCAGCGCCTCTTCTTCCACCTGCAATGCCTGTACCATCATATGAGACCAACAGGCCTTCACTTCCAGTAGTATCACACAGTCTTCCTTCTTCTTTGAGTCCAAGGTAg